In Capsicum annuum cultivar UCD-10X-F1 chromosome 11, UCD10Xv1.1, whole genome shotgun sequence, one genomic interval encodes:
- the LOC107847491 gene encoding eukaryotic translation initiation factor 4B2, which produces MSKSPWGNIGAWAAEAERAEAEEKEQAAAEAAAAAAAARPGGAGNNTQSFPSLKEAVNTKQKKKTKMSLQEFTMQSSYAHTGGSGSGSTSRLTPEEMLRLPTGPKERSAEEMQYGRLGGGFSNYGSRSMGPPPGRGRDREGDGDGSWGSNRRSYGGFDDDRRGPPSRGSEFDQPSRADEADNWGSMKKSLPMQSMDSRSNRYGSLGTGGGGISRADGDDNWGSSKMTNAAPPPPPQGSRSWFPDSRPEPERWFREVNHERQRLVLDPPKVEMGNENVNEIVVKVNKPNPFGAARPREEVLAEKGLDWKKLDKEIEVKKAIGSRPTSSQSSRPGSSHSARSEGTALQGGMVEGVGVKPKPKVNPFGDAKPREVLLEEKGLDWRKIDLDLEHRRVDRPDTEEEKNLKEEIEHLRKEATQCSEEDKTNLQNVINQKERDLELLIRDLDDKIRFSQKPLQRPGSGSGRGAGHPDRSLSQPASYEDRRAGDQMDRPRSRSGGDAWARPSDQMERPRSRGGVDAWARSNEHVERPQSRGGGDAWTRPGDERRSFQGGRGGYFGSRDSDRTRSGDRW; this is translated from the exons ATGTCGAAATCTCCATGGGGAAATATCGGCGCTTGGGCCGCCGAAGCCGAAAGGGCGGAAGCGGAGGAAAAGGAACAAGCCGCTGCCGAAGCAGCTGCTGCTGCTGCGGCTGCGCGTCCCGGCGGCGCCGGCAATAACACCCAGAGTTTCCCTAGCCTTAAAGAAGCCGTCAACACGAAGCAGAAGAAGAAAACCAAAATGAGCTTGCAAGAGTTCACGATGCAGAGCAGCTATGCCCATACCGGAGGCTCCGGCTCCGGATCTACTAGCCGTTTAACTCCAGAGGAGATGCTCCGCCTTCCTACCGGCCCGAAGGAACGATCCGCGGAAGAAATGCAATATGGTCGGCTAGGTGGTGGGTTTTCTAACTATGGGTCCCGTAGTATGGGCCCACCGCCGGGTCGAGGCCGAGATCGTGAGGGTGATGGTGACGGTTCGTGGGGTAGCAATCGGAGGTCGTATGGTGGATTTGATGATGATCGAAGGGGCCCACCATCTAGGGGTTCCGAGTTTGATCAACCGTCTAGAGCTGATGAGGCGGATAATTGGGGTTCAATGAAGAAATCATTACCCATGCAATCAATGGATTCCCGTTCGAATCGGTACGGTTCTCTTGGAACCGGAGGAGGTGGAATATCTAGGGCTGACGGGGATGACAATTGGGGTTCTTCCAAAATGACCAATGCtgccccaccaccaccaccacaaggGAGCAGATCTTGGTTCCCTGATTCGAGGCCTGAACCAGAGCGTTGGTTTCGTGAGGTGAATCACGAAAGGCAGAGATTGGTTCTGGATCCGCCAAAGGTGGAGATGGGAAATGAAAATGTGAACGAGATTGTGGTGAAAGTGAACAAGCCTAATCCATTTGGGGCTGCAAGGCCACGGGAGGAGGTATTGGCGGAGAAGGGATTGGACTGGAAAAAACTGGATAAGGAAATTGAGGTGAAGAAGGCAATTGGAAGTAGGCCAACGAGCTCGCAATCAAGTAGGCCTGGGAGTTCACACTCGGCCCGTTCTGAAGGCACAGCATTGCAGGGTGGAATGGTTGAAGGTGTTGGAGTTAAACCTAAGCCAAAGGTTAATCCTTTTGGAGATGCAAAACCTAGGGAAGTTTTGCTTGAAGAAAAAGGTTTAGATTGGAGAAAGATTGATTTGGATTTGGAGCATCGACGTGTTGACAG ACCAGACACAGAGGAGGAAAagaatctgaaagaagaaatAGAGCATCTCAGAAAGGAAGCTACACAGTGCTCGGAGGAGGACAAGACTAATTTACAGAATGTGATTAATCAGAAAGAGAGGGACTTGGAACTGCTGATTCGTGATTTGGATGACAAAATTCGTTTCAGTCAGAAACCCCTCCAAAGGCCAGGCTCTGGGTCAGGCAGGGGTGCTGGACATCCTGATAGGAGCCTTTCTCAGCCAGCATCTTATGAGGATCGTAGAGCTGGTGATCAGATGGACAGGCCTAGATCACGCAGTGGAGGAGATGCATGGGCAAGGCCAAGTGACCAAATGGAGAGACCTCGATCACGTGGTGGTGTAGATGCATGGGCCAGGTCAAATGAACATGTGGAGAGGCCTCAATCACGCGGGGGTGGAGATGCATGGACAAGGCCAGGTGATGAGAGAAGATCTTTCCAAGGAGGTAGAGGAGGATATTTTGGCAGCCGGGACTCTGATAG